A single genomic interval of Adhaeribacter pallidiroseus harbors:
- the ilvC gene encoding ketol-acid reductoisomerase — translation MAKINFGGTEESVVTREEFPLEQAREVLKNETIAVLGYGVQGPGQALNLRDNGFNVIVGQRKDSKTWEKAVNDGWVPGETLFELEEACERGTILQFLLSDAGQIAAWPMVKNALKPGKTLYFSHGFGVTFKERTGIVPPTDVDVILVAPKGSGTSLRRMFLEGKGLNSSFAIFQDASGKAREKVVALGIGVGSGYLFETDFKKEVFSDLTGERGTLMGALAGILEAQYNLLRKKGHSPSESFNETVEELTESLILLVAENGMDWMYANCSTTAQRGALDWKDKFRDAVAPVFEELYESVATGNEAQRSIDTNSQPDYREKLDAELKELRDSEMWQAGAQVRKLRPQNN, via the coding sequence ATGGCAAAAATCAATTTTGGCGGAACTGAAGAAAGTGTTGTAACCCGGGAAGAGTTTCCTTTGGAGCAAGCAAGAGAAGTTTTAAAAAATGAAACAATTGCGGTACTCGGTTACGGCGTGCAAGGTCCTGGCCAAGCATTAAACCTGCGCGACAATGGCTTTAACGTGATTGTTGGTCAGCGGAAAGATTCAAAAACTTGGGAAAAAGCTGTAAACGACGGCTGGGTACCCGGTGAAACTTTATTTGAACTGGAAGAAGCCTGTGAGCGCGGTACTATTTTGCAATTCTTACTTTCAGATGCCGGCCAGATTGCCGCTTGGCCGATGGTTAAAAATGCTCTTAAACCAGGCAAAACGCTCTATTTCTCGCATGGCTTTGGCGTAACTTTTAAAGAACGTACCGGCATTGTTCCTCCTACGGATGTAGATGTTATTCTGGTGGCTCCAAAAGGATCGGGTACCAGTTTGCGCCGCATGTTCCTGGAAGGCAAAGGTTTAAATTCCAGCTTCGCTATCTTCCAAGATGCTTCTGGTAAAGCCCGCGAAAAAGTAGTTGCTTTGGGTATTGGGGTGGGTTCGGGTTATTTGTTCGAAACTGATTTCAAAAAAGAAGTATTTTCTGATTTAACCGGCGAACGCGGTACTTTAATGGGGGCCTTAGCGGGTATTCTGGAAGCGCAATATAATTTGCTACGTAAAAAAGGGCATTCGCCTTCCGAATCGTTCAACGAAACAGTAGAAGAATTAACCGAAAGTTTAATTTTACTGGTAGCCGAAAATGGTATGGATTGGATGTATGCCAACTGTTCTACTACTGCCCAGCGGGGTGCTTTAGATTGGAAAGATAAATTCCGGGATGCGGTAGCACCTGTATTTGAAGAATTATACGAAAGCGTAGCTACCGGTAACGAAGCCCAACGCTCCATTGATACCAACAGCCAGCCCGATTACCGGGAAAAACTAGATGCTGAACTAAAAGAACTACGCGATTCCGAAATGTGGCAAGCCGGCGCTCAAGTACGTAAACTACGTCCTCAGAATAATTAA
- the ilvN gene encoding acetolactate synthase small subunit, producing the protein MAIEDYQIDSGEEKTFTIFAFTENKVGLLNRITIIFTRRHINIESITVSESEVKNVYRYTIIIKTTYAQVEKLVKQIAKQVDVLRASFYPEEETVFQEIAMYKIPMSSMINGSQVEQIVRDSHARILTVDPQYIIIEKTGHMEETRELFEKLSPFGILQFVRSGRVAITKHMKDLSTYLREQEEAYL; encoded by the coding sequence ATGGCGATTGAAGATTATCAAATAGATTCAGGCGAGGAAAAAACCTTTACCATATTTGCATTTACCGAAAACAAAGTTGGTCTGCTCAACCGCATTACCATTATTTTTACCCGTCGACACATCAATATCGAGAGTATCACCGTCTCAGAGTCGGAAGTAAAAAATGTATACCGCTATACCATTATCATTAAAACTACCTACGCTCAGGTCGAAAAACTAGTAAAACAAATAGCTAAACAGGTCGACGTTTTGCGGGCTTCGTTTTATCCGGAAGAAGAAACCGTTTTCCAGGAAATTGCGATGTATAAAATACCAATGAGTTCCATGATAAATGGCAGCCAGGTAGAACAAATTGTGCGTGATAGCCATGCCCGCATTTTAACGGTAGATCCGCAGTACATTATTATCGAGAAAACCGGGCACATGGAAGAAACCCGCGAGTTATTTGAAAAACTATCTCCTTTTGGTATTCTGCAATTTGTGCGTAGCGGCCGGGTAGCCATCACCAAACACATGAAAGATTTAAGCACTTACCTGCGCGAACAGGAAGAAGCTTATTTGTGA
- the ilvA gene encoding threonine ammonia-lyase IlvA produces the protein MPEEVAVEKATLVRAEDIKVAAARLQQVVNHTPLLRSINLSEKYRANIYLKREDLQVVRSYKLRGAYNKISSLTPEQLVNGIVCASAGNHAQGVAYSCHKLGIKGHIFMPVTTPQQKLKQVQLFGKEHVEIVLTGDTFDDSYLQALAYSNQNKTVFIHPFDDLQVIAGQGTVGLEILEAATKPIDFLLMPIGGGGLAAGVSSYFKEESPETTLIGIEPEGAPAMKKSIEAGRKITLEHIDKFVDGAAVKSVGELTLQICQENLDEVITVPEGKVCSTILQLYNEEAMVVEPAGALSIAALDFVQDQIVGKTVVCVVSGGNNDITRTEEIKERSLLYEGLKHYFIVNFPQRAGALKEFVNYILGPTDDITHFEYTKKNSREKGPALVGIELKSRSDFDALVQRMTERNFNCEYINNRPEFYHFII, from the coding sequence ATGCCGGAAGAAGTTGCGGTGGAAAAGGCAACGCTGGTGCGAGCCGAAGATATAAAAGTAGCTGCTGCCCGTTTGCAGCAAGTAGTAAATCATACCCCATTACTGCGTAGTATCAACCTGTCAGAAAAGTATCGGGCCAACATTTACCTGAAACGGGAAGATTTACAGGTAGTACGGTCGTACAAACTGCGGGGTGCTTATAATAAAATCAGCAGTTTAACGCCGGAACAATTAGTAAACGGTATTGTATGCGCCAGCGCAGGCAATCATGCGCAAGGGGTAGCTTATTCCTGCCATAAACTCGGGATAAAAGGCCATATTTTTATGCCCGTAACTACCCCGCAGCAAAAATTAAAGCAAGTACAATTATTCGGGAAAGAGCACGTAGAAATAGTACTTACCGGCGACACCTTCGATGATTCGTACTTACAAGCGTTAGCCTACTCCAATCAAAATAAAACTGTCTTTATTCACCCTTTTGATGATTTACAAGTTATTGCGGGCCAAGGCACCGTAGGCTTGGAAATACTGGAAGCTGCTACTAAGCCAATCGATTTTTTGCTAATGCCGATTGGTGGTGGAGGCCTGGCCGCAGGCGTATCGAGTTATTTTAAAGAGGAAAGCCCCGAAACTACTTTAATTGGTATTGAACCCGAAGGGGCGCCAGCCATGAAAAAATCTATTGAAGCCGGCCGAAAAATAACGCTGGAACATATTGATAAATTTGTGGATGGGGCGGCGGTAAAATCAGTAGGTGAATTAACTTTACAGATTTGCCAGGAAAACCTGGATGAAGTAATTACGGTACCCGAAGGGAAAGTTTGCTCTACTATTCTGCAGCTTTACAACGAAGAAGCCATGGTGGTAGAACCGGCCGGGGCGCTAAGTATTGCTGCTTTAGACTTTGTACAAGACCAAATTGTTGGTAAGACGGTTGTGTGCGTTGTAAGTGGCGGCAATAATGATATTACCCGTACGGAAGAAATAAAGGAACGCTCCTTGCTCTATGAGGGCCTGAAGCATTATTTTATCGTTAATTTTCCGCAACGTGCCGGCGCATTAAAGGAATTTGTAAATTATATTTTAGGGCCTACCGACGATATAACCCACTTTGAGTATACCAAGAAAAACAGCCGGGAAAAAGGGCCGGCGTTGGTTGGTATCGAATTAAAAAGCCGGTCAGATTTTGATGCTTTAGTGCAGCGAATGACGGAACGTAACTTTAATTGCGAGTACATTAACAACCGGCCAGAGTTTTATCACTTTATTATTTAA
- a CDS encoding ABC transporter permease codes for MDRTLIKPTLQPKWLLNMAWRDSRRNRSRLLLFVSSIILGIAALVAIQSFSDNLRDDIDAQAKTLLGADLGIYTNQPVQKTMQQTLRNLGGKQAQESYFASMILFPKNGGTRLVQIRALQGSYPFYGAIETTPAAASQNFRNGQNALVDKTVLLQFNARPGDSVKIGDLTFKIVGELNKIPGQAGIAASMAPAVYIPMEYLNRTGLMQKGSRINYRFYYQFPPKTDVEKLVKRIEPKLEKDGLNYETVESKKENTGEAFGDLTRFLTLVGFIALLLGCVGVASSVHIYIKEKIQTIAILRCLGTQSKQAFYIYLIQILVMGLLGSIIGAALGTLVQRVLPVVLADFLPVAITVSVSWKAILLGISTGLFISFLFALLPLISIRNISPLNTLRASFETETLRPDAWRWVVYGFIILFVLGFAALQMNTLLQAVYFTGALALAFLVLAGMATLLIWLVRKFFPVSWSYLWRQSIANLYRPNNQTLILIVAIGLGTGLIATLFFIQSLLIGRVTLSASGNQPNMVLFDIQTAQKDEVASLARQYKLPLMQQVPIVTMRLEKINGLTDAEYSKDSTLEVPKWAFTREYRVTYRDTLIGSEKITKGRWHGTATGLDDTIFVSLDENFAERVKVKLGDTLLFNVQGAPVQTIVGSLRKVDWNRIQSNFLVLFPKGILEEAPQFHVIATQVSSNKNSADFQRALVTRFPNVSVIDLALILTTLDEILSKIAFVIRFMAGFSIATGILVLIGSVLISKFQRVQESVLLRTLGASRRQILVITALEYFFLGALAAATGLILALGGSWALAHFSFEIPFTPNWAPILVLFLIVTLLTVLIGLFNSRSILNRPPLEVLRSEVA; via the coding sequence ATGGATAGAACTCTTATAAAACCAACGTTACAACCAAAGTGGCTGCTAAACATGGCTTGGCGCGATAGTCGCCGGAATCGTTCGCGGCTGCTATTGTTTGTATCGTCTATTATTCTGGGTATTGCGGCCTTGGTGGCGATTCAGTCGTTCAGTGATAATTTACGCGATGACATTGATGCCCAGGCTAAAACTTTGCTGGGAGCGGATTTAGGCATTTATACGAATCAGCCGGTGCAAAAAACCATGCAGCAAACCCTGCGCAACTTAGGCGGAAAGCAGGCCCAGGAAAGTTATTTTGCCTCTATGATTTTGTTTCCGAAAAATGGGGGTACTCGGCTCGTTCAGATTCGAGCTTTGCAAGGCAGTTATCCTTTTTACGGAGCCATCGAAACCACGCCTGCTGCTGCTAGCCAGAATTTCCGGAACGGACAAAATGCTTTAGTTGATAAAACGGTGCTGTTGCAGTTTAATGCCCGACCAGGAGATTCCGTGAAAATTGGCGATCTTACTTTTAAAATTGTTGGCGAATTAAACAAAATTCCGGGTCAGGCGGGTATTGCGGCTAGTATGGCTCCAGCCGTTTACATCCCGATGGAATATTTAAATCGAACGGGTTTAATGCAAAAAGGCAGCCGTATTAATTACCGTTTTTACTACCAATTCCCACCAAAAACCGATGTAGAGAAACTAGTAAAACGCATTGAGCCCAAACTGGAAAAAGACGGGCTTAATTACGAAACGGTAGAATCCAAAAAAGAAAATACCGGCGAAGCATTTGGCGATTTAACGCGCTTTTTAACCTTGGTAGGTTTCATTGCCTTGTTGCTAGGTTGCGTAGGCGTAGCCAGTTCCGTTCATATTTACATTAAAGAAAAAATTCAAACCATTGCTATTTTGCGCTGCTTAGGTACGCAAAGTAAACAAGCCTTTTATATTTATTTAATTCAGATCCTGGTAATGGGGCTTTTGGGCTCAATCATCGGTGCGGCTCTAGGCACCTTAGTACAGCGGGTTTTACCGGTAGTACTGGCTGACTTTTTACCGGTGGCTATTACGGTAAGTGTTTCCTGGAAAGCTATTTTGCTGGGCATCAGCACGGGGCTTTTTATTTCTTTCCTGTTCGCTTTGCTACCCTTAATTTCCATCCGGAATATATCGCCCCTTAACACTTTACGGGCTTCTTTCGAAACAGAGACTCTACGTCCGGATGCCTGGCGTTGGGTAGTTTATGGCTTCATCATTCTTTTTGTATTGGGCTTTGCTGCTTTGCAAATGAATACACTATTACAGGCAGTTTATTTTACCGGAGCACTAGCTCTAGCTTTTTTGGTATTAGCCGGCATGGCCACTTTACTAATTTGGCTGGTTCGCAAATTTTTTCCGGTATCCTGGAGTTACTTGTGGCGGCAAAGCATTGCCAACCTATACCGCCCCAATAATCAAACGCTTATTTTAATTGTAGCTATTGGTTTGGGTACCGGTTTAATTGCTACCTTATTTTTCATTCAAAGCTTACTCATTGGCCGAGTAACTTTATCGGCGAGCGGTAACCAGCCCAATATGGTGTTGTTTGATATTCAGACTGCCCAAAAAGACGAGGTAGCTTCTTTGGCCCGCCAGTATAAATTACCTTTAATGCAGCAAGTGCCTATTGTAACCATGCGCCTGGAAAAAATAAATGGCCTTACCGATGCGGAATATAGCAAAGACAGCACATTGGAGGTTCCTAAATGGGCATTTACCCGCGAGTACCGCGTTACCTACCGCGATACGCTAATTGGTTCAGAAAAAATTACCAAAGGGAGATGGCACGGTACGGCAACTGGTCTAGATGACACCATTTTTGTATCGCTGGATGAAAATTTTGCCGAACGGGTAAAAGTAAAGTTGGGAGATACCTTACTATTTAACGTACAAGGTGCTCCGGTGCAAACCATTGTGGGCAGTTTGCGCAAAGTAGATTGGAATAGAATTCAGAGTAATTTTCTGGTACTTTTTCCGAAAGGAATTCTGGAAGAAGCGCCCCAGTTTCACGTAATTGCCACGCAGGTAAGCTCCAATAAAAACTCCGCCGATTTTCAGCGGGCCTTAGTTACACGATTCCCGAATGTGTCGGTTATTGATCTAGCCCTTATTTTAACTACCCTGGACGAAATTTTAAGTAAAATTGCTTTTGTAATCCGGTTTATGGCTGGCTTTAGTATTGCTACCGGCATATTAGTATTAATCGGATCGGTACTGATTAGTAAGTTTCAGCGCGTACAGGAAAGTGTGTTGCTGCGAACCTTAGGAGCCAGTCGTCGGCAAATCTTAGTAATTACCGCGCTGGAATACTTTTTTCTGGGAGCCTTAGCGGCAGCTACCGGTTTAATTTTGGCTCTGGGAGGAAGTTGGGCACTCGCTCATTTTTCTTTTGAGATACCATTTACTCCTAATTGGGCACCGATATTAGTTTTGTTTTTAATTGTAACACTACTAACTGTATTAATCGGCTTATTTAACAGCCGCAGCATATTAAATCGCCCGCCTTTAGAAGTACTACGAAGCGAGGTAGCTTAA
- a CDS encoding O-methyltransferase, with product MSDEINQPLPSTYLAINEATIAAGFTMASEVLTCSLLRTLAATKPAAKFLELGTGTGLSTSWILDGMDQDSTLISVDNSADFLKIAQDFLGHDERLQLICSNGEQWMEQNKDQKFDYIFADTWPGKYFLLEEALQMLNTGGLYILDDMLPQPNWPDGHDQKAIKLIQDLDQRNDIVLTKQIWATGIVIAVKK from the coding sequence ATGTCAGACGAAATAAATCAGCCTTTGCCTAGCACTTACTTGGCAATAAACGAAGCTACAATTGCTGCGGGTTTTACCATGGCTTCGGAGGTACTGACTTGTTCTTTACTGCGTACCTTGGCCGCTACTAAACCAGCTGCTAAGTTTCTGGAACTCGGAACCGGAACGGGTCTTTCAACCTCCTGGATTCTGGACGGAATGGACCAAGACTCCACCTTAATATCTGTAGATAATAGTGCAGATTTTTTAAAAATTGCTCAAGATTTCCTAGGCCACGATGAGCGGTTGCAGCTTATTTGCTCAAATGGGGAGCAGTGGATGGAGCAAAATAAAGATCAGAAGTTTGATTATATTTTTGCCGATACTTGGCCTGGAAAATACTTTTTACTGGAAGAAGCACTGCAAATGCTGAATACCGGCGGGCTTTATATTTTAGATGATATGTTGCCTCAACCTAATTGGCCGGATGGTCATGATCAAAAAGCAATCAAACTCATTCAGGATCTGGATCAGCGAAATGATATAGTTTTAACAAAACAGATTTGGGCTACCGGTATTGTTATAGCGGTAAAAAAATAA
- a CDS encoding response regulator — MGELQILLAEDNKLNQLMIRKVVEDFGFALDIVETGREAVDKLAKQHYDLILMDVHMPEMDGYTATKYIRENMGKKSNIPIIVVTSPSDRKEHIQSLLLGANTFISKPIDPEELFTEITTLVIKNTVWN, encoded by the coding sequence ATGGGCGAGTTACAAATTCTATTGGCCGAAGACAATAAGCTTAATCAATTGATGATCAGGAAAGTAGTAGAAGATTTTGGTTTTGCTTTAGATATAGTGGAGACCGGTAGAGAAGCCGTTGATAAACTCGCTAAGCAACATTATGATCTGATATTAATGGATGTTCACATGCCGGAAATGGATGGGTATACGGCTACCAAATACATCCGGGAAAATATGGGAAAAAAAAGTAATATTCCTATAATTGTGGTAACCAGCCCCAGTGATCGCAAAGAACATATTCAATCTTTGTTATTAGGTGCCAATACGTTTATCTCTAAACCAATAGATCCGGAAGAGTTATTTACAGAAATTACTACGTTGGTAATAAAGAATACGGTTTGGAATTGA
- a CDS encoding sugar phosphate isomerase/epimerase family protein has product MKYTRNDFLKTAGLGLAASLAPVSIKNLAAQTPVKSKTDRLKLGLASYTLHKFSLDETIKILQRLELKEVSLKEMHLPMSATPAELKEMTDKVRNAGINLYGVGVIYMKSEQEVDRAFAYAKNAGVKMIVGVPNHELLPYTEKKVKEYDIRIAIHNHGPGDKVYPSPETVYEKIKNLDKRIGLCIDIGHTQRIGLDPIKDTLRFADRLYDVHIKDVTGNTEKDTPTEIGRGVIDIPGFLKALLKIKYTGSVSMEYEKNADDPVPGLAESVGYTRGVMRLI; this is encoded by the coding sequence ATGAAATATACCCGCAATGATTTCCTGAAAACCGCTGGTTTAGGCTTAGCGGCCAGCTTAGCACCCGTTTCAATTAAAAATTTAGCCGCGCAAACTCCGGTTAAATCAAAAACAGACCGTCTAAAACTAGGTTTAGCCTCTTACACCTTACACAAATTTAGTCTGGATGAAACTATTAAGATTCTGCAACGCCTGGAACTGAAAGAAGTATCGCTGAAAGAAATGCATTTACCCATGAGTGCTACACCCGCAGAGTTAAAAGAAATGACGGATAAAGTGCGGAACGCCGGCATTAACCTTTATGGAGTAGGTGTAATCTACATGAAATCGGAGCAGGAAGTAGACCGGGCTTTTGCTTACGCTAAAAATGCCGGCGTAAAGATGATTGTGGGCGTACCCAATCATGAATTATTACCATATACCGAGAAAAAAGTAAAAGAATACGACATCCGGATAGCTATTCATAACCATGGCCCGGGTGATAAAGTGTATCCGAGCCCGGAAACGGTTTATGAAAAAATTAAAAATTTAGATAAACGGATTGGTTTATGCATTGACATCGGGCACACCCAACGCATTGGTTTAGATCCCATTAAAGATACGCTGCGTTTTGCCGACCGACTGTACGATGTACATATTAAAGACGTAACCGGCAATACCGAAAAAGATACGCCCACCGAAATTGGGCGCGGAGTAATTGATATTCCGGGCTTTTTGAAAGCTTTACTAAAAATTAAATACACGGGCAGCGTTTCTATGGAGTACGAGAAAAATGCCGATGACCCTGTACCGGGTTTAGCTGAATCGGTAGGTTATACCAGAGGCGTAATGCGATTAATATAG
- a CDS encoding ABC transporter ATP-binding protein, giving the protein MAILRVEQLGKSYRSGGRELPVLQNISFTLNAGDTFAIVGPSGSGKTTLLGLCAGLDAATTGSVELNGIRLERLSEDERAQVRNQHVGFIFQNFQLIPTLTALENVMVPLELRGEKQADKRALELLERVGLHNRHHHYPTQLSGGEQQRVALARAFSNQPKILFADEPTGNLDAETSEKVVNLLFELNREQGTTLVLVTHDLELAGKTQRLIRVKGGQVISDSVMAESGSRL; this is encoded by the coding sequence GTGGCTATACTACGCGTGGAGCAGCTCGGCAAATCGTACCGAAGCGGCGGCAGAGAACTTCCAGTTCTACAAAATATTTCCTTTACCCTTAACGCTGGCGATACTTTCGCTATTGTGGGACCATCGGGCAGTGGTAAAACCACTTTATTGGGTTTATGCGCCGGTTTAGATGCCGCTACTACCGGTTCCGTAGAATTAAACGGCATCCGGTTGGAACGGCTCTCCGAAGACGAACGGGCGCAGGTCCGCAACCAGCATGTGGGGTTTATTTTTCAAAATTTTCAATTAATTCCCACCCTTACCGCTTTAGAAAATGTGATGGTACCGCTGGAACTACGCGGCGAAAAGCAAGCGGACAAGCGCGCTTTGGAATTACTGGAACGGGTAGGATTACATAACCGCCATCATCATTACCCTACCCAACTTTCTGGTGGCGAACAACAACGAGTGGCTTTAGCCCGGGCTTTTTCGAATCAGCCCAAAATTTTATTTGCCGACGAACCCACCGGGAACCTGGATGCGGAAACCAGCGAAAAAGTAGTGAACCTGCTATTTGAGTTAAACCGGGAACAAGGTACTACCCTGGTTCTAGTTACGCATGATCTGGAACTGGCGGGTAAAACGCAACGGCTCATTCGGGTAAAAGGCGGCCAGGTAATTTCGGATTCGGTAATGGCTGAAAGTGGCAGCAGGTTGTAA
- the ilvB gene encoding biosynthetic-type acetolactate synthase large subunit: MNAAVAEITEKGEQAVTEKKIVTGAQGLLLALLEEGVDTIFGYPGGAIMPIYDALYDFKDQLNHYLVRHEQGGAHAAQGYARITGKPGVCFATSGPGATNLITGIADAQIDSTPLVCITGQVFSHLLGTDAFQETDVLGVTMPVTKWNLQVTRAEEIPDAIARAFYIATSGRPGPVLIDITKDAQNAKFEYTYKKCKRISSYYPVPKLNRKAIAEAAELINNARKPYVLWGQGVLLSNAQEDLKAFIEKAGIPAAWTILGLAGLPTDHPLNVGMLGMHGNYGPNLLTNECDVMIAIGMRFDDRVTGDLKRYGRQAKIVHIEIDPAEINKNIRVDVAVNADAKEALQALLPLINKNQHTDWVQKFNDCAKIEFEKVMAPEMYPAEGKLKMAEAMHLISELSEGKAVVVTDVGQHQMTAMRYYNFKDTRRSNITSGGLGTMGFCLPAAMGAKVGAPDRQVIAVIGDGGFQMTIQELGCIFQYQIGVKVVILNNNFLGMVRQWQQLFHQKRYSFTEMVNPDFVGIAKAYGIAANKVTERESLQESIQAMLDHEGPYVLEVVVEKEDNVFPMVPAGDSVANIRLS, translated from the coding sequence ATGAACGCAGCAGTAGCAGAAATTACCGAAAAGGGAGAGCAAGCAGTAACAGAAAAAAAGATAGTAACAGGCGCCCAAGGTCTCCTACTTGCTTTACTGGAAGAAGGCGTCGATACTATTTTTGGGTATCCGGGTGGAGCTATCATGCCCATTTACGATGCGCTTTATGATTTCAAAGACCAGTTAAATCATTACCTGGTCCGCCACGAACAAGGCGGAGCGCATGCTGCTCAGGGTTATGCCCGCATTACCGGTAAACCGGGCGTTTGTTTTGCTACTTCCGGGCCGGGAGCTACCAATTTAATTACGGGTATTGCCGATGCGCAGATTGATTCTACGCCTTTAGTATGTATAACCGGCCAGGTGTTTTCGCATTTACTGGGTACCGATGCTTTTCAGGAAACGGATGTTTTGGGAGTAACCATGCCGGTAACCAAGTGGAACCTGCAAGTAACTCGTGCCGAAGAAATTCCGGATGCTATCGCTCGGGCTTTTTATATTGCTACTTCTGGGCGGCCTGGTCCGGTTTTAATTGATATTACCAAGGATGCGCAGAATGCCAAGTTTGAATATACCTACAAGAAATGTAAGCGCATTTCGAGCTATTATCCGGTCCCAAAACTAAACAGAAAAGCTATAGCAGAAGCTGCCGAGTTAATTAATAATGCCCGGAAACCTTATGTATTATGGGGCCAAGGTGTTTTATTATCTAATGCCCAAGAAGATTTAAAGGCTTTTATCGAAAAAGCGGGCATTCCTGCTGCCTGGACAATTTTGGGTTTAGCCGGTTTGCCTACCGATCACCCGTTAAATGTTGGTATGTTGGGCATGCACGGTAATTACGGTCCTAATTTATTAACGAACGAGTGCGATGTAATGATTGCTATTGGTATGCGTTTCGATGATCGGGTAACGGGTGATTTAAAACGTTATGGCCGGCAGGCCAAAATTGTTCACATAGAAATTGACCCAGCGGAGATAAATAAAAATATCCGGGTAGATGTGGCCGTAAATGCAGATGCCAAAGAAGCATTGCAAGCCTTATTGCCTTTAATTAATAAAAACCAGCACACCGATTGGGTTCAGAAGTTTAATGATTGCGCTAAGATTGAATTTGAAAAAGTAATGGCGCCCGAGATGTATCCGGCAGAAGGAAAGCTGAAAATGGCCGAAGCCATGCACCTTATCTCCGAATTGTCTGAGGGCAAGGCCGTAGTGGTTACGGATGTAGGCCAGCACCAAATGACCGCCATGCGTTATTATAATTTCAAAGATACCCGCCGAAGCAACATAACATCCGGTGGTTTAGGAACGATGGGCTTTTGTTTGCCTGCTGCTATGGGCGCTAAAGTTGGTGCTCCCGACCGGCAAGTAATTGCGGTAATCGGCGATGGTGGTTTCCAGATGACTATACAGGAACTCGGTTGCATTTTTCAGTACCAGATCGGGGTGAAAGTGGTTATTTTAAATAATAATTTCTTAGGGATGGTCCGTCAGTGGCAGCAACTTTTTCATCAAAAACGCTATTCTTTCACCGAAATGGTAAACCCCGATTTTGTAGGCATTGCTAAAGCTTACGGTATTGCTGCCAATAAAGTAACGGAGCGCGAAAGTCTGCAAGAGTCTATTCAGGCCATGCTGGATCACGAAGGTCCCTATGTACTAGAGGTAGTGGTAGAGAAAGAAGATAACGTATTCCCGATGGTACCTGCCGGCGATTCTGTGGCTAACATTCGGCTATCGTAA